Proteins from a single region of Sesamum indicum cultivar Zhongzhi No. 13 linkage group LG5, S_indicum_v1.0, whole genome shotgun sequence:
- the LOC105162138 gene encoding putative GEM-like protein 8 produces the protein MNPEVRLGPMLTEMVKEKLSLGARILQVGGVEKVFKKKFKIGDDEKLLKASQCYLSTTAGPIARVLFISNNKVVFCSERSIKLSSSTGKLLKAHYKVI, from the exons ATGAATCCTGAAGTGAGATTAGGACCCATGTTGACTGAAATGGTAAAAGAAAAGCTGAGTTTGGGGGCGAGAATCCTTCAGGTTGGTGGAGTGGAGAAAGTGTTCAAGAAGAAGTTCAAAATTGGTGACGATGAAAAGTTGTTGAAGGCTTCTCAGTGCTATTTATCGACAACAGCTGGGCCGATAGCTAGAGTACTCttcatttcaaataataaagttgTCTTCTGCAGTGAGAGATCCATCAAACTCTCTTCTTCGACTGGAAAGCTACTCAAAGCACATTATAAG GTGATCTGA